The Proteus vulgaris genome has a segment encoding these proteins:
- the glpR gene encoding DNA-binding transcriptional repressor GlpR — MKQTQRHDAIIELVRLQGYVSTEELVEHFEVSPQTIRRDLNELAEKNKIQRHHGGAALPSSSVNTAYHDRKIMWSDEKSRIAQRVASLIPDGATLFIDIGTTPEAVAHALINHKNLRIVTNNLNVATLLMGKEDFRLILAGGEVRTRDGGIVGEATLDFISQFRLDYGILGISGIDMDGSLLEFDYHEVRTKRAIIENSRCVMLVTDHSKFGRNAMVNLGNMNLIDYLFTDQEPPAGIQKIVEQHNVQLELC; from the coding sequence GTGAAGCAAACGCAACGACATGATGCCATCATTGAACTGGTACGCCTGCAGGGCTATGTCAGCACTGAAGAGTTGGTGGAGCATTTTGAAGTCAGCCCACAGACCATCCGACGTGATTTAAATGAATTAGCGGAAAAGAACAAAATCCAACGCCATCACGGTGGTGCTGCATTACCGTCAAGCTCAGTAAATACCGCTTATCATGATCGTAAAATTATGTGGTCTGATGAAAAATCACGAATTGCACAACGCGTGGCGAGTTTAATTCCTGATGGCGCAACACTGTTTATTGATATTGGCACAACGCCTGAAGCCGTTGCGCATGCACTTATTAATCATAAAAACCTCCGTATAGTGACTAACAACCTTAATGTAGCAACGTTACTTATGGGTAAAGAAGATTTTCGTTTGATCCTTGCGGGTGGTGAAGTACGCACACGAGATGGGGGGATTGTCGGTGAAGCAACACTTGATTTTATCTCTCAATTCCGTCTTGATTACGGTATTTTAGGGATAAGTGGTATTGATATGGATGGCTCATTGCTTGAGTTTGATTACCACGAAGTTCGCACTAAACGCGCAATTATCGAAAACTCACGCTGTGTTATGTTGGTCACTGACCATTCTAAATTTGGGCGTAATGCAATGGTGAACTTAGGCAATATGAATCTGATCGATTACTTATTTACCGATCAAGAGCCACCAGCAGGGATCCAAAAAATTGTTGAACAGCACAACGTTCAACTCGAATTATGTTAA
- the glpE gene encoding thiosulfate sulfurtransferase (gluconate metabolism protein), producing MDKFQFLSIEQAYQLWVSQSAVLVDVRDPQSYRAGHATNAFHLTNETLNQFLQDADFDVPVMVMCYHGHSSQGAAQYLVNMGFETVYSINGGFEAWQREFPQAITSLQ from the coding sequence ATGGATAAGTTTCAATTTCTAAGCATTGAACAAGCCTATCAACTTTGGGTATCTCAATCGGCCGTTTTAGTCGATGTGAGAGATCCTCAAAGTTATCGTGCTGGTCATGCGACAAATGCATTTCATCTCACCAATGAAACGCTAAATCAATTTTTACAAGATGCTGACTTTGATGTTCCTGTTATGGTGATGTGTTATCACGGTCATAGCAGTCAAGGTGCGGCTCAATATCTGGTTAATATGGGCTTTGAAACCGTTTATAGCATTAATGGTGGTTTTGAAGCATGGCAAAGAGAGTTTCCACAAGCGATAACATCTCTGCAATAA
- the bioH gene encoding carboxylesterase (biotin synthesis protein) has protein sequence MNKLYWQTIGEGKTDLVLLHGWGLNAQIWQSLIPRLTSHFTLHLVDLPGYGRSQGFPALTLKEMAEIVFAKAPDNAIWLGWSLGGLVASRVVLDNPNNVQALITVASSPCFGAHEDWPGIKPEVLKGFEQQLNENFHRTVERFLALQTLGTQSAREDMKALKSVVLEQPLPSVEVLNGGLEILRTEDLREELKTLSCPFIRFYGYLDGLVPRKVAGLLDTLYLHSPSVIFRNAAHAPFISHPDEFTQALIEACEIAS, from the coding sequence ATGAATAAATTGTATTGGCAGACAATCGGTGAAGGAAAAACAGATCTTGTGCTGCTGCACGGATGGGGGCTGAATGCACAGATCTGGCAATCATTAATACCGAGATTAACCTCGCATTTTACACTTCATCTCGTTGATTTACCGGGTTATGGTCGTAGCCAAGGTTTTCCTGCTCTTACATTAAAGGAGATGGCAGAAATTGTTTTTGCAAAAGCCCCTGATAATGCAATTTGGTTAGGATGGTCTTTAGGCGGATTAGTTGCTAGTCGTGTTGTTTTAGATAACCCCAACAATGTGCAAGCATTGATCACAGTGGCTTCTTCACCTTGCTTTGGTGCTCATGAGGATTGGCCGGGTATCAAACCTGAGGTTTTGAAAGGATTTGAACAGCAACTAAATGAGAATTTTCATCGCACAGTTGAGCGCTTTTTAGCGTTGCAAACATTGGGCACACAAAGTGCCCGTGAAGATATGAAAGCATTAAAATCAGTGGTATTAGAGCAACCACTCCCTTCTGTTGAGGTGCTTAATGGTGGATTAGAAATTCTGCGTACTGAGGATTTACGAGAAGAATTGAAAACGTTGAGTTGTCCTTTTATCCGTTTTTACGGTTATTTAGACGGTTTAGTTCCTCGAAAAGTGGCCGGATTATTAGATACTCTTTATCTACATTCACCTTCTGTTATTTTCCGTAATGCGGCTCATGCACCGTTTATTTCACATCCTGATGAATTTACTCAAGCGTTAATTGAGGCTTGTGAAATAGCATCATAG
- the glpD gene encoding glycerol-3-phosphate dehydrogenase translates to MKTQDLIVIGGGINGAGIAADAAGRGLSVLMLEAQDLASATSSASSKLIHGGLRYLEHYEFRLVSEALAEREVLLRLAPHIAFPMRFRLPHQPHLRPAWMIRIGLFLYDHLGKRVSLPSSKGIKFGANSVLKPELTRGFEYSDCWVDDARLVVLNAQEIARRGGEVRTRTKVTRAWRENDLWMVEAQDLRTGETSRYQAKALVNAAGPWVKTLFDEGLKLKSPYGIRLIKGSHIVIPRAHNEPQAYILQNEDNRIVFVIPWMDEFSIIGTTDVEYKGDPKDVAIDDNEIQYLLKVYNDHFKKQLTKEDIVWDYSGVRPLCDDESDSPQAITRDYTLDVHDDNGKTPLLSVFGGKLTTYRKLGEHAVDKLITYFPNMGKAWTKNGQLPGGNLEGCDRDGYSRLIRQRHPWLPEALALRFARTYGSNTELLLEGVTDLTGMGENFGHNLYEAELRYLVKHEWVIEVDDAIWRRTKLGMWLNDEQKQRISQWLVENTQNS, encoded by the coding sequence ATGAAAACTCAAGACTTGATTGTCATCGGCGGCGGAATAAACGGCGCTGGAATTGCGGCGGATGCAGCTGGCCGAGGCCTTTCAGTACTTATGCTGGAAGCTCAAGACTTAGCAAGTGCGACATCTTCCGCGAGCTCTAAACTGATCCATGGTGGTTTACGTTATTTAGAACACTACGAATTCCGCTTAGTGAGTGAAGCACTGGCAGAACGTGAAGTGTTATTGCGCTTAGCACCACATATCGCATTTCCTATGCGTTTTCGCCTGCCACACCAACCACACTTACGCCCAGCTTGGATGATCCGCATTGGTCTATTCCTTTATGATCACCTCGGAAAGCGCGTAAGTTTACCAAGCAGTAAAGGCATTAAATTTGGCGCAAACTCTGTTTTAAAACCAGAATTAACGCGCGGTTTTGAATATTCAGACTGCTGGGTTGATGATGCACGTTTAGTGGTATTAAATGCGCAAGAAATCGCCCGTCGTGGTGGTGAAGTGCGCACACGCACGAAAGTCACCCGCGCTTGGCGTGAAAATGATTTATGGATGGTAGAGGCTCAAGATTTACGTACAGGTGAAACATCTCGCTATCAAGCCAAAGCCTTAGTAAACGCGGCTGGCCCTTGGGTTAAAACCTTATTTGATGAAGGTTTAAAACTAAAATCACCTTATGGTATCCGTTTAATTAAAGGTAGCCATATTGTCATTCCTCGTGCACATAACGAACCACAAGCATATATCTTACAAAACGAAGATAACCGTATTGTCTTTGTTATTCCGTGGATGGATGAATTCTCTATCATCGGTACTACCGATGTGGAATATAAAGGAGACCCGAAAGATGTGGCGATTGATGACAATGAAATTCAGTATTTACTGAAAGTCTACAATGATCACTTTAAGAAACAACTGACGAAAGAAGATATTGTTTGGGATTATTCAGGTGTGCGTCCATTATGTGATGATGAGTCAGATTCACCACAAGCTATTACGCGTGACTATACATTAGATGTTCATGATGACAATGGTAAAACACCACTGTTATCTGTATTTGGTGGTAAATTAACGACTTATCGTAAATTAGGTGAACATGCTGTTGATAAATTAATCACTTATTTCCCTAACATGGGCAAAGCGTGGACTAAAAATGGTCAATTACCCGGTGGTAATTTAGAAGGCTGTGATCGTGATGGTTATTCACGTTTGATTCGCCAACGTCATCCATGGTTACCAGAAGCCTTAGCGCTACGCTTTGCGCGTACTTATGGTAGCAACACTGAATTGCTACTTGAAGGCGTTACTGATTTAACAGGAATGGGCGAAAACTTTGGCCATAATCTGTATGAAGCTGAATTACGTTATTTAGTGAAACATGAATGGGTTATCGAAGTAGATGATGCTATTTGGCGTCGTACTAAACTCGGCATGTGGTTGAATGACGAACAAAAACAACGTATTAGCCAATGGTTAGTGGAAAATACTCAAAATTCATAA
- the glpG gene encoding intramembrane serine protease GlpG gives MIHIITLSNPQAADLFVNYMATKGVRIHAKNENQQISLWLEDQHQLEMVEKELNTFLREPFHPRYQAASWQTGNPQNTGIKYRPTFSIKNMVQQSGPLTVLVIILCILVFIWQQVVGDYNVMLYLAWPYEESLNLEVWRYITPAFIHFSLMHIAFNLAMWWYLASQTEQQLGTGKLFVIMLVSALFSNWAQSLFTESNFGGLSGVVYALIGYVGLTGIRHPEKGIGAPTGLIVFSILWIIAGYMGVLGDSIGNAAHFAGFLIGLLMALWDNRHQLSRRS, from the coding sequence ATGATCCACATTATTACGCTTTCCAACCCTCAAGCTGCTGATTTATTTGTCAATTATATGGCAACAAAAGGTGTGCGAATTCATGCAAAAAATGAAAATCAGCAAATCTCACTTTGGTTAGAAGACCAACATCAGTTGGAAATGGTTGAAAAAGAACTTAACACGTTTCTACGTGAGCCTTTTCACCCGCGCTATCAAGCCGCAAGTTGGCAAACAGGCAATCCACAAAATACGGGTATAAAATATCGCCCTACTTTTTCGATAAAAAATATGGTGCAACAATCAGGCCCATTAACCGTACTGGTCATTATTTTATGTATCTTGGTTTTTATCTGGCAACAAGTGGTTGGTGACTATAATGTCATGCTATATCTAGCATGGCCTTATGAAGAGAGCTTAAACCTTGAAGTCTGGCGCTATATTACTCCGGCATTTATTCATTTTTCACTAATGCATATCGCCTTTAATCTTGCTATGTGGTGGTATCTCGCAAGTCAAACAGAACAGCAATTGGGCACGGGTAAATTATTTGTGATCATGCTCGTTTCTGCGCTCTTTAGTAATTGGGCACAATCCTTGTTTACAGAGTCCAACTTTGGCGGGCTATCTGGTGTTGTTTATGCATTAATTGGCTATGTTGGCTTAACGGGAATACGTCATCCCGAAAAAGGTATCGGTGCTCCAACAGGCTTAATTGTCTTTTCGATTTTGTGGATTATTGCAGGTTATATGGGCGTTTTAGGTGACTCTATTGGAAATGCTGCACATTTTGCAGGCTTCCTTATCGGCTTATTGATGGCTTTGTGGGATAATCGACATCAATTATCTCGTAGATCATAA
- the gntX gene encoding gluconate metabolism protein has protein sequence MWITIAGYCWLCRQPLHYDTKGICSSCIRHLPTQRNRCPCCLYPSSHSMILCGRCLQSPPPWKQMLTVTDYQPPLNKLLHLYKYAPRPQIALCLARLFLLRWLSHRRENLVQKPDSIISVPSHRHRRWSRGFEQVEAIAKPLAKWLNCAYQPDTLIRTRATLVQTHLNAKQRQQNLKHAFVLNNTVSVSGKNLALIDDVITTGATLNSIVPLLFRAGARSVEVWAICRTL, from the coding sequence ATGTGGATAACAATAGCAGGATATTGTTGGTTATGTCGTCAACCCTTACATTATGATACTAAAGGTATTTGTTCGAGTTGCATTCGACATCTACCAACACAACGAAATCGTTGTCCTTGCTGTTTATATCCATCCTCTCATTCTATGATTTTATGTGGGCGTTGCTTACAATCCCCCCCTCCATGGAAACAGATGTTGACAGTCACAGATTATCAACCTCCACTAAATAAATTATTACACCTTTATAAATACGCTCCTCGCCCTCAAATAGCCTTATGTCTCGCACGACTTTTTTTATTGCGATGGCTTTCACATCGGCGAGAAAACCTAGTGCAAAAACCGGATAGCATTATTAGCGTTCCTTCACATCGCCATCGCCGTTGGTCTAGAGGCTTTGAGCAAGTAGAAGCTATAGCTAAGCCTTTGGCTAAGTGGCTAAATTGTGCTTATCAACCTGATACCCTGATAAGAACTCGTGCTACACTGGTGCAAACGCATCTTAATGCCAAGCAAAGGCAACAAAATTTAAAACATGCATTTGTATTAAATAACACAGTGTCGGTATCAGGGAAAAATCTGGCACTAATTGATGATGTTATCACTACAGGTGCGACATTAAATTCTATCGTACCCTTGTTATTTCGTGCGGGAGCACGCTCTGTTGAGGTATGGGCGATTTGTCGAACCTTGTAG
- the metF_2 gene encoding 5,10-methylenetetrahydrofolate reductase — protein sequence MTYGANSGERDRTHSIIKGIKERTGLEAAPHLTCIDASREELQHIAQDYWQSGIRHIVALRGDLPDNTQKPEMYATDLVHLLKGVGDFDISVAAYPEVHPEAKSAQADLINLKRKVDAGADRAITQFFFDVESYLRFRDRCVSTGIDVEIVPGILPVTNFKQLKRFAGLTNVKIPGWMNKMFDGLDNDPETRSLVGASIAIDMVKILSREGVKDFHFYTLNRSELTYAICHTLGVRPELVRA from the coding sequence GTGACTTATGGGGCAAACTCTGGCGAACGAGACAGAACGCACTCCATTATTAAAGGGATCAAAGAACGCACAGGGTTAGAAGCTGCACCACACTTAACCTGTATTGATGCTAGTCGTGAAGAGCTACAACATATCGCACAAGATTATTGGCAAAGTGGTATTCGCCATATTGTCGCCTTACGAGGAGACTTACCCGATAACACACAAAAACCCGAGATGTATGCCACGGATTTAGTCCATTTACTTAAAGGTGTGGGTGATTTCGATATTTCTGTAGCGGCTTACCCTGAAGTGCACCCTGAAGCAAAAAGTGCACAAGCGGATTTAATTAATCTAAAAAGAAAAGTAGATGCAGGAGCTGATCGCGCCATCACTCAGTTTTTCTTTGATGTCGAAAGCTATTTGCGTTTCCGTGACCGCTGTGTTTCAACGGGTATTGATGTCGAAATTGTGCCAGGAATTTTACCGGTGACTAATTTTAAACAGCTCAAGCGCTTTGCAGGTTTAACCAATGTTAAAATTCCGGGATGGATGAATAAAATGTTTGATGGATTAGATAATGATCCTGAAACGCGTAGTCTGGTAGGTGCTTCGATTGCAATTGATATGGTGAAGATCTTAAGTCGTGAAGGGGTAAAAGATTTCCACTTTTATACGCTTAATCGTTCAGAGTTAACCTATGCTATTTGCCATACGCTAGGAGTTCGCCCTGAGCTTGTTAGGGCATAA
- the metF_1 gene encoding 5,10-methylenetetrahydrofolate reductase yields the protein MSFYHASQHEALNQNLAELDGQIQVSFEFFPPRTEEMENTLWQSLARLNTLKPQLCFCDLWGKLWRTRQNALHY from the coding sequence ATGAGCTTTTATCACGCAAGCCAACATGAAGCATTAAACCAAAATCTTGCTGAATTAGATGGCCAGATCCAAGTTTCATTTGAATTTTTTCCCCCTCGTACTGAAGAGATGGAAAATACCCTTTGGCAATCTCTTGCGCGTTTAAATACCTTAAAACCCCAGCTTTGTTTCTGTGACTTATGGGGCAAACTCTGGCGAACGAGACAGAACGCACTCCATTATTAA
- the gntY gene encoding putative DNA uptake protein, with product MITITDAAQAHFAKLLANQEPNTQIRVFVINPGTPNAECGVSYCPPDAVEPNDTEIQFEKLSAYVDDISAPFLEDAEIDFVTDQLGSQLTLKAPNAKMRKVDADAPLIERVEYVLQSQINPQLAGHGGRVSLMEITEDGYAILQFGGGCNGCSMIDVTLKDGIEKELLNLFPNELKGVKDLTEHQRGEHSYY from the coding sequence ATGATTACTATTACTGATGCCGCACAGGCGCATTTTGCCAAACTACTGGCTAACCAAGAACCCAACACCCAAATCCGTGTATTCGTTATCAATCCAGGCACACCTAATGCTGAATGTGGTGTTTCATACTGCCCACCGGATGCTGTAGAACCAAACGATACTGAAATTCAATTTGAGAAACTGTCTGCGTATGTTGATGATATCAGTGCACCTTTCTTAGAAGATGCTGAAATCGACTTTGTTACTGACCAACTAGGCTCACAATTAACCCTAAAAGCCCCTAACGCAAAAATGCGTAAAGTTGATGCTGATGCACCGTTAATTGAACGCGTTGAATACGTATTGCAATCACAAATTAACCCTCAATTAGCGGGTCATGGGGGTCGCGTGAGTCTGATGGAAATCACTGAAGATGGCTATGCTATCTTACAATTCGGTGGTGGTTGTAACGGTTGTTCAATGATTGATGTCACCCTAAAAGATGGCATCGAGAAAGAACTGTTAAACCTGTTCCCTAATGAATTAAAAGGTGTGAAAGATTTAACTGAACACCAACGTGGTGAACACTCCTACTACTGA
- a CDS encoding Uncharacterized conserved protein — protein sequence MITCKRVYDDKDGEHEGYRVLVDRLWPRGVKKTDFHYDEWNKGVAPSTELRKWFHGGGGDFAEFTQRYTQELIATPEHWQSLIAIAKEQPLVLLYSGKDKQQNNATVLKAFLEKQLK from the coding sequence ATGATCACTTGTAAACGTGTTTATGATGATAAAGACGGTGAGCATGAAGGTTATCGTGTATTAGTCGATAGGCTCTGGCCAAGAGGCGTGAAAAAGACAGATTTTCATTATGATGAATGGAATAAAGGTGTTGCGCCTTCGACTGAACTGCGAAAATGGTTTCATGGCGGTGGTGGAGATTTTGCTGAATTTACGCAACGTTATACGCAAGAATTAATAGCTACACCTGAGCATTGGCAATCGCTTATTGCAATAGCTAAAGAGCAACCATTGGTATTACTTTATTCAGGCAAAGATAAGCAACAAAATAATGCAACGGTATTAAAAGCTTTTTTAGAAAAACAACTTAAATAG